In the Colletotrichum higginsianum IMI 349063 chromosome 7 map unlocalized unitig_7, whole genome shotgun sequence genome, one interval contains:
- a CDS encoding Beta-ketoacyl synthase domain-containing protein: MAQRNYPNEPVVIVGSGCRFPGAANTPSKLWDLLKEPRDVQSRIPKERFDVDTFYHPDGTHHGRTNASYAYFLKEDLHAFDAPFFNIQAGEAESMDPQQRLLLETVYEAVSNAGMRMQDLQGSSTAVYVGMMTHDYETTSTRDLESIPTYSATGVAVSIASNRISYFFDWHGPSMTIDTACSSSLAAVHLAVQQLRSGQSTMAVAAGANLILGPMTFVLESKLNMLSPSGRSRMWDAGADGYARGEAVCSVVLKTLSQALKDGDTIECVIRETGINQDGRTTGITMPNHDAQEALIRATYARAGLDINNPQERCQFFEAHGTGTPAGDPQEANAIASAFFGQGDNSNAGDDPLFVGSIKTIVGHTEGTAGIAGLLKACLAVKHGVIPPNLLFNKLSPRVAPFYNHLKITTEAIPWPTVAPGQPRRVSVNSFGKRSPPLSIPKQDRKKKQLTHVGHIGFGGTNAHAIVEEYLGPDQSTPLAEPVVEAEASCLPLVLSAKSKKSMKSTLESMIQFIDTQQFSLQDLACTLLEERSVLPFRRAIVGNNKETLRLALEAAIEDGEVWTDFSTDTKGKPRVLGIFTGQGAQWPGMLKKLLLGVPYTTRIIEELDEALRTLPEKYRPSWTLYDQLMLEGEASNVRQASFSQPLCCAVQIVLVRLLSAAGIQFNAVVGHSSGEIACAFAAGFISAAQAIRIAYLRGVVSAEHASSPSGQPGAMLAAGMSYDDAKELCEMEAFEGRVCVAASNSPDSVTISGDADAIQHVQGVLEDESTFARLLKVDKAYHSHHMLPCAVPYVQLLEECGCAVADASPAQTGLVWYSSVDETNKEMAAEDVTAAYWKDNLVSPVLFSHAVQKAAVTCRGLQVGIEVGCHPALKGPCLATVKDTLDGTELPYTGCLERGADDMTAFSRGLGYLWERFGVPSIDATGFAKEVLPQQPFQSLAKVLPLYPWDHSRRYWTESRSTREHLRGQHPHLLLGKLSSTASTFQWNNFVRPRDLEWLDGHALQGQTVFPAAGYIVMAMEAAMRVASDNNYEVELLEIVDMDISKAVVFEDDNSLVELNLSASVTSEPGQDGIITLKFFIDSCLSKESELSTSAKGEIIITVADKPSSPAGDDKSVLPAPEEEHPQMNRVNVESFYKELDLMGYDYSKDFRCLKTMRRADAKATGTLAFLKLQDAGRGQPLLMHPAPLDIAFQTVIGAYSSPGDRRLRSLYVPTHIDRISLVPSLCLAAAESGADELAFNTTNTYDKGDFLSGDITVFGPEKTTLLQVENIMFKPFSPPTASTDHRIFAKWFWNPLTQDKLLDDPAHWATEQDKQAIPIIERIVYFYIKSFLNKLTSADYDSAAPHFKRQIDWFKHVQNEARNGNDLWYDVSWENDSSAEIQELCESNSYHPHVRLVQRVGENLFSVTCQGQSPFDLMDHDGLLTEFYTNKLSFGPALYYARDLVAQIAHRFQSMDVLEIGAGTGGATKHILSTPQLGLNIYTYTDISTDFFEQARAKFAEFDTEGLMQFESLDIRSSPAEQGFKEHSYDLIIASNVLHATPKLEETMAHARSLLKPGGHMVILEITHREHSRLGFLFGLFPDWWAGVDDGRVLEPFVSYDRWDAILKRVGFSGIESRTLDRDANLFPTSVFSTYAADSRIDALYNPLSAPIKTSYPPLVVVGGKSPETQRIMEELTGTLPHRSVQSITSLDELASADLQPKSTFVVLSEIDDEIFAHLDEDKFEAVKNLLFLAGKMLWLTESAWIDNPHQASTIGMLRSIAREHPDRGLTLIDVDSAKDLDTKFLVEQLLRLEDSDDDFTAASTWTDEPEVYWCKGRAWIPRLKHDKARNDRMNSSRRPVLGDFDPAQTPIALKQTKPSAYYLEAVETFPGLGDTQKADNTTVRVRYALSQAIRVSHLGFFHLVQGNTLDGASVVALSEQNASIVHVPQNHVFAAPSNAADKDPGELLMSVAATLIGEAVSRVAQDSGPAASVLVFEPPSFCIGILLEEAERRGFQISFATTSPSLKSTSSPAGSARWIILHGKETDGRLKQIRPANLTAFFDMSTDQTAVGIGHRLANVLPPSCYKYGCDYIVRSTTSSSSRGSAQEESVVEQSIAAAAGRTIGNEVYQVFPASQLSGSTDKRLELSTLVDWKAEKPLSANIRPVDSANLFVDNKTYLLVGLTGDLGRSLARWMVLHGAKYVVLTSRNPRVDPRWIAHVEALGGKVTVLPMDVANKESVDAGFAKLRDLKLPPTAGIAFGPLVLQDVMLKNMDLQSMTMVLEPKVRGAQILHERFSDPASSNPLDFFVMFSSIVAVMGNPGQANYSAANSYLQALAQQRLSKGLAGSTIDIGAVYGVGFVTRAELEEDFNAIRFMFDSVEEHELHTLFAEAVVSGKQTLARFQNEEKRGRTVIEMADVELTTGIPALDPALKDRITFFNDARVGNFKIPEQRKDAAEGGGAKGSVKEQLQQATTLGQVRQIVIDNLSAKLRVTLQIADGESLHPDVPLIDQGVDSLGAVTVGSWFSKQLLLDLPLLKVLSGASVADLADDAASRLPASAIPLVNQGEETPADSSDDTRSNTATNETSAETPLTGSVDSLSDDEAEKFDDDDGPVVVRHEKLSLAQEYSWKVQQGIDDPTVFNNTIGMFMKGAIDLERFSRSLKTVMRRHEIFRTAFDQGDDDDSDSDKILQQTVLKHTNNKVQILQVADRAAAEEAYQKLHETRYDIARGDTLRLVDCHWGNDEHLLIVAYHRLVGDGSTTENLFVEAAKHYSDVPLKQPTVQFADLAAQQRKDLEEGRLDEDISFWSSMHSKSSASTPLPLMQTLTSDGDASSQEPKGAAGIWHQHEAIGRLDPMVAFRIKDRSRKHKATPMQFYLAAYHVLLSRMTGSDDIAIGIADTNRSTMDELSAMGFFANLLPLRFGEFTSSNTFGEHLVSVKDSVREALKHSRVPYGVIHDRLGSGLPTATTGAPLFQAVFDYKQGQAESGAIGDAVMTEVIAARERTPYDVVLEMSDDPTKDPLITVKLQGSKYSPQGSRAFLNNYISLLSMFSMNPALKLA, encoded by the exons ATGGCTCAGAGAAACTACCCGAACGAGCCGGTGGTGATTGTCGGAAGTGGGTGCCGCTTTCCCGGGGCTGCAAACACACCTTCAAAGTTATGGGACCTCCTGAAAGAGCCTCGCGATGTTCAGAGCAGGATCCCAAAGGAAAGGTTTGATGTCGACACGTTTTACCATCCCGATGGCACCCACCATGGACGCACCAACGCGTCTTACGCGTATTTTCTGAAGGAGGACTTGCATGCCTTTGACGCACCTTTCTTCAACATCCAAGCAGGAGAGGCAGAGAGCATGGATCCTCAGCAGCGGCTTCTGCTGGAGACGGTGTATGAGGCTGTATCCAACGCTGGAATGCGGATGCAGGACCTTCAGGGGTCGTCCACGGCTGTCTACGTCGGGATGATGACCCATGACTACGAGACCACTTCGACACGCGATTTGGAGAGTATTCCCACTTACAGTGCCACGGGCGTGGCGGTGAGCATTGCCTCGAATCGCATCTCCTACTTCTTTGACTGGCATGGCCCGAGT ATGACGATTGATACAGCATGCAGCTCATCGTTGGCCGCCGTACATCTTGCCGTGCAACAGCTTCGCAGTGGACAGAGCACCATGGCCGTTGCCGCTGGCGCCAACTTGATACTGGGCCCTATGACGTTCGTCCTGGAGAGCAAACTGAACATGCTGTCACCCTCGGGCAGGTCCCGCATGTGGGATGCTGGCGCTGACGGATATGCCAGAGGA GAAGCGGTGTGCTCTGTAGTCCTAAAGACATTGAGTCAGGCCCTGAAAGACGGTGATACGATTGAATGTGTCATCAGGGAGACCGGTATCAACCAGGACGGCCGGACAACGGGCATCACCATGCCTAACCACGACGCACAAGAGGCCCTCATTCGCGCCACGTACGCAAGGGCAGGCCTGGACATCAACAACCCCCAGGAACGCTGTCAGTTCTTCGAAGCGCACG GAACCGGTACACCGGCTGGAGATCCGCAAGAAGCAAATGCCATTGCGTCTGCCTTCTTTGGGCAGGGAGACAACAGCAATGCAGGCGATGACCCTCTTTTCGTCGGAAGCATCAAGACAATCGTCGGTCATACCGAAGGTACCGCCGGTATTGCCGGCCTGCTCAAGGCCTGCTTGGCTGTGAAGCACGGTGTGATCCCGCCGAACCTGTTGTTCAACAAGCTGAGCCCCCGCGTGGCTCCTTTCTACAACCATCTGAAAATAACGACCGAGGCCATCCCTTGGCCGACAGTTGCACCTGGCCAGCCTCGAAGAGTCAGTGTCAACTCCTTCGGTAAGAGATCACCGCCTTTGTCTATCCCCAAGCAAGACAGAAAGAAGAAACAGCTAACCCATGTTGGACACATAGGTTTCGGTGGAACAAACGCGCACGCGATTGTGGAGGAGTATCTGGGCCCCGATCAGAGCACGCCTCTAGCTGAACCTGTCGTAGAGGCAGAGGCATCTTGCCTGCCTCTTGTTCTTTCGGCAAAATCGAAGAAGTCGATGAAATCAACGCTCGAAAGCATGATTCAGTTTATCGACACCCAACAGTTCAGCCTGCAAGATCTGGCTTGCACCTTGCTCGAGGAGCGATCCGTCTTGCCGTTTCGTCGCGCCATCGTCGGGAACAACAAAGAGACCCTCCGACTCGCACTggaggccgccatcgaggacggTGAAGTCTGGACCGACTTCAGCACCGACACCAAGGGCAAGCCTCGGGTGCTGGGTATCTTCACAGGGCAGGGCGCGCAGTGGCCCGGAATGCTGAAGAAGCTCCTGCTCGGTGTGCCATACACCACACGCATCATCGAAGAGCTCGACGAAGCGCTGAGGACGCTCCCTGAGAAGTATCGGCCATCATGGACCCTCTACGACCAGTTGATGTTGGAGGGCGAGGCCTCCAACGTCAGGCAAGCCAGCTTCTCGCAGCCATTATGCTGCGCTGTGCAGATCGTACTGGTCAGACTCCTCTCTGCCGCCGGCATACAGTTCAACGCGGTGGTCGGCCACAGTTCGGGCGAGATCGCCTGTGCCTTTGCGGCAGGATTCATCAGCGCTGCTCAAGCCATCCGGATCGCCTACCTTCGCGGCGTTGTGTCCGCCGAGCACGCCTCTTCGCCAAGCGGGCAACCTGGTGCCATGTTGGCGGCAGGCATGTCGTACGACGATGCAAAAGAGCTTTGCGAAATGGAGGCCTTTGAAGGCCGGGTCTGTGTCGCAGCCAGCAACTCACCCGACAGTGTGACCATCTCTGGTGATGCGGATGCAATCCAGCACGTGCAGGGTGTTCTGGAGGACGAATCCACCTTCGCAAGGCTCTTGAAGGTCGACAAGGCCTACCACTCACATCACATGCTTCCTTGCGCGGTGCCCTACGTCCAGCTGTTGGAGGAATGCGGTTGCGCCGTTGCCGAtgccagcccagcccagaCCGGTCTTGTTTGGTATTCATCCGTCGACGAGACCAACAAGGAGATGGCCGCAGAGGACGTTACCGCCGCTTATTGGAAGGACAACCTCGTGTCTCCGGTCCTTTTCTCTCATGCCGTCCAGAAGGCTGCCGTAACCTGCCGAGGGCTACAAGTTGGCATCGAAGTCGGCTGCCACCCTGCTCTCAAGGGGCCTTGTCTCGCCACCGTCAAGGACACCCTCGACGGAACGGAGTTGCCGTATACCGGGTGCCTTGAGAGAGGAGCCGACGACATGACCGCTTTTTCACGAGGTCTCGGATACCTCTGGGAGCGCTTTGGAGTCCCGAGTATCGATGCTACCGGCTTTGCAAAGGAAGTGTTACCTCAGCAACCTTTCCAGAGCCTGGCAAAGGTGCTGCCGCTGTACCCCTGGGATCATTCTCGCCGCTACTGGACCGAGTCGCGCTCTACGAGGGAGCATCTTCGAGGGCAGCACCCTCACCTCCTGCTCGGGAAGCTGTCCTCCACCGCATCGACGTTCCAGTGGAACAATTTTGTGAGACCCCGCGACCTCGAGTGGTTGGACGGCCACGCCCTCCAAGGACAGACCGTCTTCCCTGCCGCTGGCTACATCGTCATGGCCATGGAGGCCGCCATGCGTGTGGCCAGCGACAACAACTACGAAGTGGAGCTTCTTGAGATTGTGGACATGGACATCAGCAAGGCCGTGGTgttcgaggacgacaacAGCTTGGTCGAGCTTAACCTCTCGGCCAGCGTGACCAGCGAGCCCGGCCAGGACGGCATCATTACGCTCAAGTTCTTCATCGACTCGTGTCTGTCCAAGGAGAGTGAGCTTTCGACTTCCGCCAAGGGAGAGATCATCATCACGGTGGCTGACAAgccatcctcgcccgccggcgacgacaagtcCGTCTTGCCGGCACCCGAGGAAGAGCACCCCCAAATGAACAGGGTCAACGTCGAATCCTTCTACAAGGAACTCGACCTGATGGGCTACGACTACAGCAAAGACTTCCGCTGCCTGAAGACCATGAGACGAGCCGACGCCAAAGCCACCGGCACGCTTGCTTTCCTCAAGTTGCAGGACGCCGGACGCGGCCAGCCTCTGCTGATGCACCCGGCGCCCTTGGACATCGCCTTCCAGACCGTCATCGGGGCTTACTCGTCGCCGGGTGACCGACGTCTCCGATCACTATACGTCCCGACCCATATCGACAGAATCTCCCTGGTCCCATCGCTCTGCCTGGCGGCTGCTGAGTCCGGCGCAGACGAGCTCGCGttcaacaccaccaacacgTATGACAAGGGCGACTTCCTGAGCGGCGACATCACCGTTTTTGGTCCCGAGAAGACGACGCTTCTCCAAGTCGAGAACATCATGTTCAAGCCGTTCTCCCCTCCGACAGCATCCACAGACCATCGCATCTTTGCCAAGTGGTTCTGGAACCCGCTTACACAGGACAAGCTTCTGGACGATCCGGCGCACTGGGCCACGGAACAGGATAAGCAGGCCATACCAATCATCGAACGCATCGTCTACTTTTACATCAAGTCCTTCCTCAACAAGCTCACCAGCGCCGACTACGACAGCGCTGCCCCCCACTTCAAGAGACAGATtgactggttcaagcatgTCCAGAACGAGGCCCGCAACGGAAACGACTTGTGGTATGATGTGTCTTGGGAGAACGACAGCTCTGCCGAGATCCAGGAGTTATGTGAGAG CAACTCCTACCACCCACATGTTCGCCTCGTTCAGCGAGTTGGTGAGAACCTGTTCTCGGTCACCTGCCAGGGCCAGAGCCCGTTCGATCTCATGGACCACGACGGCTTGTTGACCGAGTTCTACACCAACAAGCTGAGTTTCGGCCCGGCCTTGTACTACGCCCGGGACCTGGTGGCCCAGATCGCTCATCGTTTCCAGTCCATGGATGTCCTCGAGATCG GCGCGGGCACGGGCGGCGCTACGAAGCACATTCTGTCAACGCCTCAGCTTGGGCTCAACATTTACACGTACACCGACATCTCGACCGACTTCTTCGAGCAGGCTCGCGCCAAGTTTGCCGAGTTCGACACGGAAGGGCTCATGCAGTTCGAGTCTCTCGATATCCGTTCGAGCCCCGCAGAACAGGGCTTCAAGGAGCACTCGTATGATCTCATCATCGCGTCCAACGTCCTCCATGCCACCcccaagctcgaggagacCATGGCACACGCCAGGTCGCTGCTAAAGCCGGGCGGTCACATGGTCATCCTTGAGATCACCCACCGTGAGCATAGCCGACTCGGTTTCCTCTTCGGCTTGTTCCCCGACTGGTGggccggcgttgacgacggccgggtcTTGGAGCCGTTTGTCTCGTACGACCGGTGGGACGCCATCCTGAAGCGTGTTGGGTTCTCGGGTATCGAGAGCCGCACTCTCGATCGAGATGCCAACCTGTTCCCCACGTCCGTTTTCAGCACGTACGCCGCTGATTCCAGGATCGACGCGCTGTACAACCCTCTGTCTGCCCCCATCAAGACCTCTTACCCGCCattggtcgtcgtcggcggcaagtCTCCAGAGACGCAACGCATCATGGAGGAGTTGACTGGTACCCTTCCGCACAGATCCGTCCAGTCTATCACCAGTCTTGACGAGCTCGCGTCGGCGGACCTGCAGCCCAAGTCCACCTTTGTCGTTTTGTCCGagatcgacgacgagatctTCGCTCacctggacgaggacaagttcgaggccgtcaagaacctgctcttcctcgccggcaagaTGCTGTGGCTGACGGAGAGTGCCTGGATCGACAACCCGCACCAGGCCAGCACCATCGGCATGCTGAGGTCCATCGCGCGGGAGCATCCCGACCGAGGTCTGACCCtcatcgacgtcgactcCGCGAAGGACCTGGACACCAAGTTCCTGGTCGAGCAACTGCTGCGTCTCGaggacagcgacgacgacttcacCGCGGCATCGACGTGGACCGACGAACCCGAAGTCTACTGGTGCAAGGGTCGCGCCTGGATTCCCCGCCTGAAGCACGACAAGGCGAGAAATGACCGCATGAACTCCTCTCGCCGCCCTGTGCTGGGAGACTTCGACCCCGCCCAGACACCTATCGCTCTGAAGCAAACGAAGCCTTCGGCATACtacctcgaggccgtcgagacgtTCCCGGGCCTGGGTGACACCCAGAAGGCCGATAACACGACCGTACGTGTCCGCTACGCTCTCTCACAGGCCATACGTGTGAGCCACCTTGGGTTCTTCCACCTCGTGCAAGGAAACACTTTGGACGGCGCGTCCGTGGTGGCCCTCTCGGAGCAAAACGCGTCCATAGTCCATGTCCCGCAAAACCACGTCTTTGCGGCGCCAAGCAATGCGGCCGACAAGGACCCCGGCGAACTCCTGATGTCGGTGGCGGCAACACTCATTGGCGAAGCTGTCTCCCGCGTAGCCCAAGATTCCGGACCCGCGGCTTCGGTTCTCGTTTTCGAGCCGCCGAGCTTCTGCATCGGTATCctgctggaggaggccgagagaCGGGGCTTCCAAATCAGCTTCGCCacgacatcgccgagcttgaagagcacctcctcccccgccggTTCCGCTCGATGGATCATCTTGCACGGCAAGGAGACCGATGGCCGGCTGAAACAGATTCGCCCGGCCAACCTCACGGCTTTCTTCGACATGTCGACCGACCAGACCGCCGTTGGTATCGGCCATCGCCTGGCCAATGTGCTCCCCCCCAGTTGCTACAAGTATGGCTGCGATTACATCGTCCGCAGCACAACTTCATCATCTTCCAGAGGCTCGGCTCAAGAAGAAAGCGTGGTCGAACAATCGATCGCTGCTGCGGCGGGAAGAACTATCGGCAACGAAGTTTACCAAGTCTTCCCTGCCAGTCAGCTCTCTGGCTCGACCGACAAGCGCCTGGAGCTGTCCACTCTGGTTGACTGGAAGGCGGAGAAGCCGTTATCGGCAAATATCCGCCCGGTCGACTCTGCCAACCTCTTTGTTGACAACAAGACCTACCTGCTTGTCGGCCTCACCGGAGACCTGGGCCGGTCCTTGGCCCGGTGGATGGTCTTGCACGGCGCCAAGTATGTCGTTCTCACCAGCAGAAACCCTCGAGTTGATCCCAGATGGATTGCCCACGTTGAAGCTTTGGGCGGAAAAGTTACAGTTTTGCCTAT GGATGTTGCCAACAAAGAGTCTGTCGACGCTGGCTTTGCCAAACTCCGAGATTTGAAGCTGCCGCCTACGGCCGGCATTGCCTTTGGGCCTTTGGTCCTTCAGGATGTCATGCTCAAGAACATGGACCTCCAGTCCATGACCATGGTGCTGGAGCCCAAGGTACGGGGCGCGCAGATCCTCCACGAGAGGTTTTCCgacccggccagcagcaacccgctcgacttcttcgtcatGTTCTCGTCCATCGTGGCGGTCATGGGTAACCCAGGCCAGGCGAACTATAGTGCGGCAAACTCCTACCTGCAGGCTCTGGCTCAGCAACGGTTGTCCAAGGGATTGGCG GGTTCGACTATCGACATCGGAGCCGTCTACGGTGTCGGGTTCGTCACCAGGGCCGAGCTTGAGGAGGACTTCAACGCGATCCGGTTCATGTTCGACTCGGTCGAAGAGCACGAGCTTCACACGCTGTTCGCCGAAGCCGTCGTTTCCGGCAAACAGACGCTCGCGAGGTTCCAGAACGAGGAGAAGCGTGGGAGGACCGTGATCGAGATGGCGGACGTCGAGTTGACCACGGGCATCCCCGCACTCGACCCTGCTCTCAAGGACCGCATCACGTTCTTCAACGACGCCCGTGTTGGAAACTTCAAGATTCCCGAGCAGCGAAAGGACGCcgcggagggcggcggcgccaagggcTCCGTCAAGGAACAGCTGCAGCAGGCAACGACCTTGGGCCAGGTTCGACAGATTGTCATTG ACAATCTGTCGGCAAAGCTGCGTGTCACTTTGCAAATCGCGGATGGGGAGAGCCTTCACCCGGATGTCCCCCTCATAGACCAAGGTGTCGACTCTCTGGGGGCCGTCACTGTTGGTTCCTGGTTCTCGAAGcagctgctcctcgaccttcCACTACTAAAGGTGTTGAGCGGCGCGTCCGTGGCcgacctggccgacgacgccgcttCGCGACTGCCGGCGAGCGCCATTCCCTTGGTCAACCAAGGAGAGGAGACCCCGGCGGACAGCTCCGACGATACCAGGTCCAACACGGCGACGAATGAGACTTCCGCCGAAACGCCCCTTACTGGCTCGGTTGACTCGTTGTcggatgacgaggccgagaagttcgacgacgacgacggaccCGTCGTCGTACGCCACGAGAAGCTGTCCCTGGCCCAGGAATACTCCTGGAAGGTCCAGCAGGGGATCGACGACCCTACCGTCTTCAACAACACCATTGGCATGTTCATGAAGGGCGCCATCGATCTCGAGCGGTTCTCGCGGTCTCTCAAGACCGTGATGCGTCGTCACGAGATCTTCCGGACGGCCTTCGACCagggtgacgacgacgactccgACTCGGACAAGATCCTCCAGCAAACGGTCCTCAAGCATACGAACAACAAGGTCCAGATCCTGCAGGTTGCAGAccgagcggcggcggaagaggcGTACCAGAAGCTCCACGAGACAAGGTACGACATCGCAAGGGGCGACACGCTCAGGCTCGTCGACTGCCACTGGGGCAACGACGAGCACCTGTTGATCGTTGCCTACCACaggctcgtcggcgacggatCGACCACGGAGAACCTCTTTGTTGAAGCAGCGAAGCACTACAGCGACGTGCCGCTGAAGCAGCCGACGGTTCAGTttgccgacctcgccgcccagcagcGCAAAGACCTGGAAGAGGGCCGTCTCGACGAGGATATCTCGTTCTGGAGCTCCATGCACAGCAAGTCATCCGCGTCCACGCCGCTGCCACTCATGCAGACCTTGAcgagcgacggcgacgcctcGTCGCAAGAACCAAAGGGAGCGGCGGGCATCTGGCACCAGCACGAGGCGATCGGGCGTCTGGATCCCATGGTCGCCTTCCGCATCAAGGACCGCAGCCGGAAGCACAAGGCGACCCCGATGCAGTTCTACCTGGCCGCCTACCACGTGTTGCTGTCGCGCATGACGGGCAGCgacgacatcgccatcggcatcgccgacACCAACCGCTCCACCATGGACGAGCTGTCGGCCATGGGCTTCTTCGCCAACCTTCTCCCGCTTCGGTTCGGCGAGTTCACCTCCTCCAACACCTTTGGCGAGCACCTGGTGTCCGTCAAGGACAGCGTGAGGGAGGCCCTGAAGCATTCCCGCGTGCCCTACGGCGTCATCCACGACCGCCTTGGCTCCGGTCTGCCTACGGCGACCACGGGCGCCCCGCTGTTccaggccgtcttcgacTACAAGCAAGGCCAGGCCGAGAGCGGCGCGATTGGCGATGCCGTCATGACCGAGGTCATCGCGGCCCGAGAGCGCACCCCTTACGACGTGGTGCTCGAGATGTCGGATGATCCCACCAAGGATCCTCTCATCACCGTCAAGCTGCAGGGCTCCAAGTACTCTCCTCAGGGTTCTCGTGCCTTCTTAAATAACTACATCTCCCTTCTGTCCATGTTCTCCATGAACCCCGCTTTGAAGCTGGCATAG
- a CDS encoding P450 monooxygenase produces the protein MLVRSLLESIEGFRTGLWPDTRQHAPWLWPYAALILGVAVFGLLFRRKRSSLRVYNPKKWWELTNMRSRRDFDTHGPDWIQAWFSKNDEPIRFVVDSGYCSILPSSMADEFRKMKELCMYKFLATDFHSHLHGFDGFKEVTRDAHLATKVVLGQFQTQANKYVVPLSLKAKSAISDVMGDNKEWHTTHFYNQGLDLIVRTVEFIMVGEELSSNPEWLDISKKHALTMAVHARQLRLWSKLLRPFVHYLSPLGKNLRDQVDKTRSLVEPIVQKRRSERAACLAKGVKPPVYVDSIQWFEEAANGDWYDAAGAQLAMHFAGIYATSDLLIGSLVDICRHPEIIEPLRQEIRTCIAEGGWTPASLFKMKLLDSCMKETQRIKPVECATMRSYALRDVTFSNGTFIPKGELVAVAADRMNNPNVWEEPEKYDPYRFMRMRQDPEKAASALLENTSADHVGFGWNPRACPGRFFAAKEVKILLAHLLIQYDFKPVPGDNLELFRHSFSVRIHPNTRLMVRRRDEELPLPGSQ, from the exons ATGCTAGTTCGCTCTCTTTTGGAGAGCATCGAGGGCTTCCGAACAGGCCTATGGCCAGACACGCGACAGCATGCCCCTTGGCTTTGGCCATACGCGGCACTCATCTTGGGAGTCGCCGTCTTTGGCTTACTCTTTCGCAGAAAACGGTCCAGTCTGCGAGTGTATAACCCGAAGAAATGGTGGGAACTCACAAACATGAGGTCCAGGAGGGACTTTGACACGCATGGTCCGGACTGGATCCAGGCTTGGTTCTCGAAGAACGACGAGCCCATCCGCTTCGTTGTCGATTCTGGATACTGTTCCATCCTCCCATCCTCCATGGCTGACGAGTTTCGGAAAATGAAGGAACTTTGCATGTACAAGTTCTTGGCAACC GACTTCCACTCCCATCTCCATGGCTTCGATGGGTTCAAGGAAGTCACCCGAGATGCGCACCTTGCGACCAAGGTTGTGTTGGGCCAGTTTCAGACACAAGCCAACAAATACGTGGTCCCACTGTCTTTAAAAGCCAAGAGTGCTATATCAGACGTGATGGGCGACAACAAAG AATGGCACACGACGCATTTCTACAACCAAGGATTGGACTTGATTGTACGCACCGTCGAGTTCATAATGGTGGGGGAGGAGTTGAGTAGCAACCCAGAATGGTTGGACATTTCGAAAAAGCATGCCTTGACGATGGCTGTACACGCTCGCCAGCTTCGTTTGTGGTCCAAGCTGCTACGACCTTTTGTCCACTACCTCAGCCCTCTAGGCAAGAATCTGCGCGATCAAGTAGACAAGACACGCAGCCTCGTCGAACCCATCGTGCAGAAACGACGTTCCGAGAGAGCGGCATGCTTGGCCAAGGGCGTGAAGCCGCCGGTGTATGTCGATTCGATACAGTGGTTTGAGGAAGCGGCCAACGGCGACTGGTA CGATGCTGCAGGTGCTCAACTCGCCATGCACTTTGCCGGAATCTACGCCACATCAGATCTCCTTATTGGCTCCCTTGTAGACATATGCAGACACCCGGAAATCATAGAACCACTGCGTCAGGAGATCCGCACCTGCATTGCAGAGGGAGGCTGGACGCCCGCCTCGTTATTCAAGATGAAGCTCCTCGACAGCTGCATGAAAGAGACGCAACGCATCAAGCCGGTCGAGTGCGCCACCATGCGAAGTTACGCTCTGCGGGATGTGACGTTCTCTAACGGTACCTTCATACCCAAGGGCGAACTGGTGGCCGTTGCGGCAGACCGGATGAACAACCCCAACGTATGGGAAGAGCCGGAAAAATACGACCCTTACAGATTTATGCGCATGCGCCAGGATCCAGAGAAGGCCGCGAGCGCTCTCCTGGAGAACACCAGCGCCGACCACGTTGGCTTTGGCTGGAACCCTAGGGCGTGCCCCGGCCGTttcttcgccgccaaggaggtAAAGATCTTGCTGGCCCATCTTTTGATCCAGTATGACTTCAAGCCTGTGCCTGGGGACAACCTTGAGCTTTTCCGCCACTCGTTCAGTGTTCGGATACATCCCAATACGAGGCTCATGGTACGAAGGCGTGATGAGGAACTTCCTCTCCCAGGTAGTCAGTAA